In one Arachis duranensis cultivar V14167 chromosome 9, aradu.V14167.gnm2.J7QH, whole genome shotgun sequence genomic region, the following are encoded:
- the LOC107467920 gene encoding elongation factor 1-alpha, translating to MGKEKTHINIVVIGHVDSGKSTTTGHLIYKLGGIDKRVIERFEKEAAEMNKRSFKYAWVLDKLKAERERGITIDIALWKFETTKYYCTVIDAPGHRDFIKNMITGTSQADCAVLIIDSTTGGFEAGISKDGQTREHALLAFTLGVKQMICCCNKMDATTPKYSKARYDEIVKEVSSYLKKVGYNPDKIAFVPISGFEGDNMIERSTNLDWYKGPTLLEALDQINEPKRPSDKPLRLPLQDVYKIGGIGTVPVGRVETGVLKPGMVVTFGPTGLTTEVKSVEMHHEALTEALPGDNVGFNVKNVAVKDLKRGFVASNSKDDPAKEAANFTSQVIIMNHPGQIGNGYAPVLDCHTSHIAVKFAELVTKIDRRSGKELEKEPKFLKNGDAGLVKMIPTKPMVVETFSEYPPLGRFAVRDMRQTVAVGVIKNVEKKDATGAKVTKAAQKKK from the exons ATGGGTAAAGAGAAGACTCATATCAACATTGTGGTCATTGGCCACGTCGACTCAGGAAAGTCGACCACCACCGGTCACTTGATCTACAAGTTGGGAGGTATTGACAAGCGTGTGATCGAAAGATTCGAGAAGGAAGCTGCTGAGATGAACAAGAGGTCCTTCAAGTATGCCTGGGTGCTCGACAAGCTCAAGGCCGAGCGTGAAAGAGGTATCACCATCGATATTGCCTTGTGGAAGTTCGAGACCACCAAATACTACTGCACTGTCATTGATGCTCCCGGACACAGGGATTTCATCAAGAACATGATTACTGGAACTTCCCAGGCCGACTGTGCCGTTCTCATCATCGATTCCACCACTGGAGGTTTTGAAGCTGGTATCTCGAAGGATGGTCAGACCCGTGAGCACGCTCTCCTTGCTTTCACCCTTGGTGTCAAGCAGATGATTTGCTGTTGCAACAAG ATGGATGCCACCACACCCAAGTACTCCAAGGCCCGTTATGATGAAATCGTGAAGGAAGTCTCATCCTACTTGAAGAAGGTCGGATACAACCCAGACAAAATCGCATTTGTTCCCATCTCTGGTTTTGAGGGAGATAACATGATTGAGAGGTCTACAAACCTCGACTGGTACAAGGGACCAACCCTTCTTGAGGCCCTTGACCAGATCAATGAGCCAAAGAGGCCATCAGACAAGCCCCTCCGTCTGCCTCTTCAGGATGTGTACAAGATTGGAGGTATTGGAACTGTGCCAGTGGGACGTGTTGAGACAGGTGTCTTGAAGCCCGGTATGGTTGTGACCTTTGGACCTACTGGACTGACAACTGAAGTTAAGTCTGTTGAGATGCACCACGAAGCTCTTACAGAGGCCCTCCCCGGTGACAATGTTGGGTTCAACGTCAAGAATGTTGCAGTGAAGGATCTCAAGCGTGGTTTTGTTGCCTCAAACTCCAAGGATGACCCTGCCAAGGAGGCTGCTAACTTCACCTCCCAAGTCATCATCATGAACCACCCTGGCCAGATCGGAAATGGCTACGCCCCAGTGCTTGATTGCCACACCTCCCACATTGCTGTCAAGTTTGCCGAGCTTGTGACCAAGATTGACAGGCGATCTGGTAAGGAGCTTGAGAAGGAGCCCAAGTTCTTGAAGAATGGTGATGCAGGTCTTGTTAAGATGATTCCTACCAAGCCCATGGTTGTGGAAACCTTCTCTGAGTACCCACCTCTTGGTCGTTTTGCCGTCAGGGACATGCGTCAAACTGTGGCTGTGGGAGTTATCAAGAATGTGGAGAAGAAGGACGCTACCGGAGCCAAGGTCACCAAGGCTGCCCAGAAGAAGAAGTGA